Genomic window (Gammaproteobacteria bacterium):
GCGCTCGGCCTGATCTGAAGTTCATCGACCAACCATCCACGGAGTCACCGATGTCCAAGCGAATGCTCACCGCCGCGCTGGCCGCGCTGGCCCTTGCCGGCTGCGGCAAGCCGGCCGCAACACCCCCCGCCGCCAGCCCGGACAGCCAGGCGGCTGCTCCCGCCCCGGCCAGCGACGAGCTGCAGACCCGGGCCGCCGCGCTCTTCAGGCCGCTGCCCGCGGAGATGACCAGCGAGCGCAATCCCCTCACCGAGGCCAAGGTCAGCCTCGGCCGCATGCTGTACTTCGACACGCGCCTGTCGAGGAACCAGGAGCTGTCCTGCAATTCCTGCCATGACCTCGCCCGCTACGGCGTGGACAGCGAGGCGACCAGCCCGGGCTTCAAGGCCCAGCGCGGTTCGCGCAATTCACCGACCACCTACAACGCGGCGCTGCACATCGCCCAGTTCTGGGACGGCCGGGCGGCCGATGTCGAGGAGCAGGCCAAGGGCCCGGTGCTGAACCCGGTGGAAATGGCGATGCCGGATGGCGCCGCCGTGGTGAAGGTGCTGAAGTCCATCCCGGGCTATGCGTCCGCCTTCGCCGCCGCCTTCCCCGGCGAGGCCGATCCCATCACCTACGACAACGCGGCCGCCGCGATCGGTGCCTTCGAGCGCCGCCTGGTCACGCCCTCGCCGTTCGATCGCTACCTGGAGGGCGACAGCGCGGCGCTGACCGCGGAGCAGCGCACCGGCCTGGCGACCTTCATGGATGTCGGCTGCACCACCTGCCACAACGGCGTGGGCATCGGCGGCGGGATGTACCAGAAGCTCGGCCTGGTGAAGCCCTTCGCCACATCCGACCTCGGGCGCGAGGAGGTGACGAAGAACGAGGCCGACAAGTTCATGTTCAAGGTGCCCTCGCTGCGCAACATCACCGAGACTGCGCCGTACTTCCACGATGGCAAGGTGGTGACGCTCGACGAGGCCATCCGCCTCATGGGCGAGCACCAGCTGGGCAGGAGCCTGACGGATGCGCAGGTCGGCGAGATCCGCGCCTTCCTCGGCAGCCTCAAGGGCGAGATCCCGGCGCAGTACGTCGCCAGGCCGGAACTGCCGGCGAGCGGCCCGGAGACGCCGAAGGCCGACAAGGGCTGAGGACCGGGGCGCCACCGGACCCGGCAGCCGGGCCCGGTGGCGCCGCCTTTCAGGTGCGCGACGCCTCGAAGGTGCTCTGGATC
Coding sequences:
- a CDS encoding cytochrome-c peroxidase, which gives rise to MSKRMLTAALAALALAGCGKPAATPPAASPDSQAAAPAPASDELQTRAAALFRPLPAEMTSERNPLTEAKVSLGRMLYFDTRLSRNQELSCNSCHDLARYGVDSEATSPGFKAQRGSRNSPTTYNAALHIAQFWDGRAADVEEQAKGPVLNPVEMAMPDGAAVVKVLKSIPGYASAFAAAFPGEADPITYDNAAAAIGAFERRLVTPSPFDRYLEGDSAALTAEQRTGLATFMDVGCTTCHNGVGIGGGMYQKLGLVKPFATSDLGREEVTKNEADKFMFKVPSLRNITETAPYFHDGKVVTLDEAIRLMGEHQLGRSLTDAQVGEIRAFLGSLKGEIPAQYVARPELPASGPETPKADKG